The Mycolicibacterium flavescens genomic interval GCCCGTGACGAGGGCCGACATGCCGTTCGAACGTCGATCGTCACCGATGGTCGCTGTCGCGATGCCTGCGACGCCGGCCGCGCCGACGCCTGCGGCCGCGACCGCGGAAAGCATCGACCGTCGTGACACTCGAGTCGCGGCGCCTATGCCTCCGCTTCCGGTGTCTCGTCCGGTGTCCGTCGGTTCCATAGCTCGGCGCTCCGATCCGTTATCGATGGTATCGAACTAGTGATATCGCTGATGTTATCAGTAGAACTCTGAAAGTGCTATCGTCGATAACGTGCAGAAAACCGAACTCGGGCCGCGAGAGCGCATCCTTCGAGCGGCCGCCGACCTTCTGACGAGGGAGGGCCGCGATGCGGTCACGACGCGCAGCGTCAGTGCCGCCGCGGCGGTGCAGCCGCCCACGATTTATCGGCACTTCGGTGATATGCGGCAACTGATTGACGATGCCGCCAGCCTCGGCATGGTCGAGTACCTCACTGAGAAGCGAAGTCGACGCCTGACCGACGATCCGATCGAAGACCTGCGAGGCGGGTGGGATTCACATATCGACTTCGGCGTGCGTAATCCACACGTCTACGCGGTGCTGTATGGAGACCCGCGGCCCAACGCCAGACCCAAGGCAGTGGTCGAGGGTGACGCGATCCTGCGCTATCTGATGCAGCGCATCGCCGAAGCCGGCCGCCTTCGCGTCGATGTCGACCGTGCCGCGGAGATGATGCATTCGGCCTGTCGCGGTGTCGCGTTCACGCTGATCTCGCAACTACCCGAGGACCGTGACCCCGGGCTGTCGCATGCGACGCGAGAAGCAATACTGGCGGCCATCACGACCGAAGGTTTCGACGACCCGTTCGGCGACACCCGTATCGCCACGCGCGCCATCGCCCTGAAATCTCTGCTGGAGTCGGCTGATACGAAGACCCTCAGCCCCACCGAAGCCGCACTGCTGCGAGAGTGGCTCGACCGTCTCGTGCGGAGCTAGACCGA includes:
- a CDS encoding TetR family transcriptional regulator, whose protein sequence is MQKTELGPRERILRAAADLLTREGRDAVTTRSVSAAAAVQPPTIYRHFGDMRQLIDDAASLGMVEYLTEKRSRRLTDDPIEDLRGGWDSHIDFGVRNPHVYAVLYGDPRPNARPKAVVEGDAILRYLMQRIAEAGRLRVDVDRAAEMMHSACRGVAFTLISQLPEDRDPGLSHATREAILAAITTEGFDDPFGDTRIATRAIALKSLLESADTKTLSPTEAALLREWLDRLVRS